The following coding sequences lie in one Nitrospirota bacterium genomic window:
- a CDS encoding N-acetylmuramic acid 6-phosphate etherase, with product MFPEETPATEQVHPLARGLDALPAGGILRILHEENAAAVQAVGRSLADIERMVKEAVESLLGGGVLYYVGAGTSGRVGVLDAAEVFPTFGDDRVRAIMAGGAQAVLAAAEGAEDDEAAGREAGGVLSGRDMALGISASGRTPFVLAALEAAKGRGARCWLLTMSPGGSPRPAFLDGLVAIETGPEIVAGSTRLKAGTATKMVLNMFSTALMTALGHVHDGLMVDVVPSNRKLLIRAEHIIREITGCSPGEAEEFLRLSGMRPKTAVVMLKRGVSREEAERLLAEARGSLRRVLEAPKGR from the coding sequence ATGTTTCCCGAAGAGACCCCCGCTACAGAACAGGTCCATCCCCTGGCCCGGGGGCTTGACGCCTTGCCCGCAGGCGGAATACTGCGCATCCTGCATGAGGAGAACGCCGCCGCGGTGCAGGCCGTGGGACGCTCTCTCGCGGACATCGAGCGGATGGTGAAGGAGGCCGTGGAAAGCCTCCTGGGCGGGGGCGTCCTCTATTACGTGGGTGCGGGCACCAGCGGGCGGGTCGGCGTCCTGGATGCGGCCGAGGTGTTCCCTACCTTTGGGGACGACCGCGTCCGCGCCATCATGGCCGGCGGGGCACAGGCGGTCCTGGCCGCCGCCGAGGGGGCGGAGGACGACGAGGCGGCGGGCCGCGAGGCGGGCGGCGTCCTTTCCGGCCGGGACATGGCCCTCGGCATCAGTGCAAGCGGCCGGACGCCCTTTGTCCTTGCGGCCCTAGAAGCCGCCAAGGGACGGGGCGCACGGTGCTGGCTTCTGACCATGAGCCCCGGCGGCAGCCCGCGGCCGGCCTTTCTGGACGGTCTCGTGGCCATCGAGACCGGGCCGGAGATTGTGGCGGGCTCCACGCGCCTGAAGGCCGGCACGGCCACCAAGATGGTCCTGAACATGTTCTCCACGGCTCTCATGACGGCTCTGGGGCACGTCCATGACGGCCTCATGGTGGACGTGGTGCCCTCCAACCGGAAGCTCCTCATCCGTGCCGAGCACATCATAAGGGAGATTACGGGGTGCAGCCCCGGGGAGGCGGAGGAGTTTCTGAGGCTTTCCGGGATGCGGCCCAAGACCGCCGTGGTGATGCTCAAGAGGGGCGTCTCCCGCGAGGAGGCCGAACGCCTGCTCGCGGAAGCCCGGGGCTCGCTCAGGAGAGTCCTCGAAGCCCCGAAGGGCCGCTGA
- a CDS encoding tetratricopeptide repeat protein, which produces MAQYKLGVSQFLAGNNQAAYVRFQEALRLDPNNKEVYNALGNVHLRLKEYEKAEKSFKKAVNLDSQFSEAHNNLCYVYYKTGRYEEAITSCERALANKVYATPEKAFYNLGFSYYRLERYDKALGAFEDALRRSPRSFQAYYGLALVYNAQGRYGKASEAMGFALGFDPRFRGNAARAEQEFMKEQTESAGLDFKDLSDYIEILHY; this is translated from the coding sequence GTGGCTCAATACAAGCTGGGCGTCTCCCAGTTTCTGGCGGGAAACAACCAGGCGGCCTACGTGAGATTCCAGGAGGCCCTTCGCCTGGACCCGAACAACAAAGAGGTCTATAACGCCCTGGGTAACGTTCACCTGAGGCTCAAGGAGTACGAGAAGGCCGAGAAAAGCTTCAAGAAGGCCGTGAACCTTGACTCTCAATTCTCCGAGGCGCACAACAATCTCTGCTACGTCTATTACAAGACCGGCCGTTACGAAGAGGCCATAACAAGCTGCGAGCGGGCCTTGGCCAACAAGGTCTATGCAACGCCCGAGAAGGCCTTTTACAACCTGGGCTTCTCCTACTACAGGCTGGAACGCTACGACAAGGCCCTGGGGGCTTTCGAGGACGCCCTGCGGCGGTCGCCCAGGTCCTTCCAGGCATACTACGGGCTGGCCCTCGTTTATAACGCCCAGGGGAGATACGGCAAGGCATCCGAGGCCATGGGCTTCGCCCTGGGCTTCGACCCGCGTTTCCGGGGCAATGCCGCGCGGGCCGAGCAGGAGTTCATGAAGGAGCAGACCGAGTCGGCCGGGCTGGATTTCAAGGACCTCAGCGACTACATAGAGATACTGCACTACTGA
- a CDS encoding cytidine deaminase produces MLPGDAERLMGAARTALRNAVAPRSGFRVGAALLTGEGDIVTGCNIENPSLMLTVCAERVALLKALSEGRRSFRAMAVACGDGRECFPCGACRQMLAEFAPGLVLLLDAPEGMKKYALEELLPHRFIP; encoded by the coding sequence ATGCTCCCCGGGGATGCAGAGCGCCTGATGGGGGCGGCCCGCACCGCCCTGCGCAACGCCGTGGCTCCCCGTTCGGGTTTCCGGGTGGGCGCCGCGCTCCTGACGGGTGAAGGGGACATCGTCACCGGGTGCAACATCGAAAACCCTTCCCTCATGCTGACCGTCTGCGCCGAGAGGGTGGCCCTCCTGAAGGCCTTGTCCGAGGGCAGGCGGTCCTTCCGGGCGATGGCCGTCGCCTGCGGCGACGGCAGGGAGTGCTTTCCCTGCGGGGCCTGCCGGCAGATGCTCGCGGAGTTTGCGCCGGGACTCGTCCTCTTGCTCGATGCCCCGGAGGGAATGAAGAAGTACGCCCTCGAGGAGCTTCTCCCCCACCGCTTCATTCCGTGA
- the rnr gene encoding ribonuclease R — protein MVNDEQVRAFFRKKATKPLHFNEIVSLMGLVREERKPLKRILRNLTAEGELVRTRKGFYGPAQAMELVTGYFEAHREGYGFVIAERPGQRDVFVPLPAVGSAMDNDKVVVRVEDHKRRAGRIIRVLERAHARIAGVAEVSRGACFVRPKEKSIPFGVVVPPRDCRGVKDGQTVVVEIRRYPEGRRPATGRVVKVLARPDTPRAEVEAVIEEFGLPRRFPTAVRTEAKTLYEKEPGLGRRKDLTGLPTVTIDGERARDFDDAVSVRRGNDGYTLWVHIADVGYYVPWDSIIDLEARKRGTSVYFPDRVLPMLPRELSEDLCSLRPRVQRPAMTVEMGFDREGEPAGTRFYSSVIRSDERMTYTSVRKILTDGDPGERARYGHLLGDFELMAELAALLRARRLARGSLDFDLPEPEVVLDLQGRPEAVLKAERNLAHMLIEDFMIAANEAVARHLEGLGVPSLYRIHEEPEAEKVQALMRFARLPLTRGKRSGPGRVAEILDAARGTPTEEIVVYAILRSLKQARYSAENVGHFGLASECYTHFTSPIRRYPDLVVHRVLKEVLSRKRMSDRRTEALASLLPDIAFESSRRERVADDAERDVVQAMRMWFMRDKVGEEFEGHVVGVTPYGMRVRLQEFYVEGFIHVSFLTDDYYQYDERSMALRGRHTSRGFKPGQEVRVRVERVDIEERELVLGLV, from the coding sequence ATGGTAAACGACGAACAGGTCAGGGCCTTCTTCCGGAAGAAGGCCACCAAGCCGCTTCACTTCAACGAAATCGTTTCCCTGATGGGCCTCGTGAGGGAGGAGCGGAAACCCCTGAAGCGCATCCTCCGGAACCTTACGGCGGAGGGGGAGCTGGTGCGCACGCGCAAGGGTTTCTACGGGCCTGCCCAGGCCATGGAGCTTGTGACGGGCTATTTCGAGGCCCACCGGGAGGGCTACGGGTTCGTCATCGCCGAGAGGCCGGGACAGCGGGACGTCTTCGTTCCCCTTCCCGCCGTGGGCTCCGCCATGGACAACGACAAGGTCGTCGTGCGGGTGGAGGACCACAAGCGGCGGGCCGGCAGGATAATCAGGGTCCTGGAGCGGGCCCATGCCCGCATTGCCGGCGTGGCGGAGGTCAGCCGCGGCGCGTGCTTCGTCCGCCCCAAGGAAAAGTCCATCCCCTTCGGCGTGGTCGTCCCCCCCAGGGACTGCCGGGGCGTAAAGGACGGGCAGACCGTGGTCGTGGAGATACGCCGGTACCCGGAGGGGCGGCGTCCGGCCACCGGACGGGTGGTGAAGGTCCTGGCCCGTCCGGACACCCCCCGCGCCGAGGTGGAGGCGGTTATCGAGGAGTTCGGGCTCCCGCGGAGGTTCCCCACCGCGGTGCGCACGGAGGCGAAGACCCTCTACGAGAAGGAGCCCGGCCTGGGCCGTCGAAAGGACCTCACGGGGCTTCCCACCGTGACCATCGACGGGGAGAGGGCCAGGGACTTCGATGATGCCGTCTCCGTCAGGCGAGGCAACGACGGCTACACCCTCTGGGTGCACATAGCCGACGTGGGCTACTATGTGCCCTGGGACTCTATCATCGACCTCGAGGCCCGGAAGCGCGGCACCAGCGTCTACTTCCCCGACAGGGTCCTCCCCATGCTCCCCAGGGAACTGAGCGAGGACCTCTGCAGCCTCCGCCCCAGGGTACAGAGGCCGGCAATGACCGTGGAGATGGGCTTCGACCGGGAGGGCGAGCCGGCGGGCACGCGGTTTTATTCCAGCGTCATCCGGAGTGACGAGCGGATGACCTATACGTCGGTCAGGAAGATACTGACGGACGGGGACCCCGGGGAGAGGGCCAGGTACGGGCATCTCCTGGGGGACTTCGAGCTCATGGCGGAGCTGGCCGCGCTTCTCAGGGCCCGGAGGCTTGCGCGGGGGAGCCTGGACTTCGACCTGCCGGAGCCCGAGGTGGTCCTGGACCTCCAGGGCAGGCCGGAGGCGGTGCTCAAGGCGGAGCGCAACCTGGCCCACATGCTCATAGAGGACTTCATGATAGCGGCCAACGAGGCGGTTGCCCGGCATCTGGAGGGGCTGGGCGTACCCAGCCTCTATCGCATACACGAGGAGCCCGAGGCGGAGAAGGTGCAGGCCCTGATGCGGTTCGCCCGGCTGCCCCTCACCCGGGGGAAACGGTCCGGGCCGGGGCGGGTGGCCGAGATACTGGATGCGGCCAGGGGCACGCCCACCGAGGAGATCGTCGTCTATGCCATCCTCCGCTCGCTCAAGCAGGCCAGGTACTCGGCGGAGAACGTGGGGCATTTCGGCCTGGCCTCGGAGTGCTATACCCACTTTACGTCGCCCATCCGGCGCTACCCCGACCTGGTGGTCCACAGGGTTCTGAAGGAAGTGCTCTCCAGAAAGCGCATGTCCGACAGGCGCACGGAGGCGCTCGCCTCGCTCCTGCCGGACATCGCCTTCGAGTCCTCCCGGCGGGAGCGCGTGGCCGACGACGCCGAGCGGGACGTGGTGCAGGCCATGAGGATGTGGTTCATGCGGGACAAGGTGGGCGAGGAGTTCGAGGGGCACGTGGTGGGAGTCACCCCCTACGGCATGCGCGTCAGGCTCCAGGAGTTTTACGTGGAGGGGTTCATCCACGTCAGTTTCCTCACTGACGACTACTACCAGTACGACGAGCGGAGCATGGCCCTCAGGGGCAGGCACACCTCCAGGGGGTTCAAACCCGGCCAGGAGGTGAGGGTACGGGTGGAGAGGGTGGACATCGAGGAGCGGGAACTGGTGCTCGGGCTGGTGTGA
- the folP gene encoding dihydropteroate synthase, giving the protein MRFSWRGYTLDFSLRTLVMGVLNVTPDSFSDGGDFFDPRAAIGRARQIEDEGADAIDIGGLSTRPGSEPVDEAEELRRVLPVIEALAGTVSVPLSIDTYRASVARRALEAGAAMVNDISGLRFDPEMPAEAARAGVPVVVMHIRGTPRNMQAAPRYEALVPEVMDYLRGSIRLADEAGIAQVIIDPGIGFGKTFDHNLEIINRLGEFTLLGRPVLVGPSRKAFLGWILGGAPPKERLMGTAAAVTAAVLAGAHMVRVHDVREMVQVARVADAIKRERMTLPGA; this is encoded by the coding sequence ATGCGCTTCTCGTGGCGGGGGTACACTCTGGACTTCTCCCTGCGCACTCTCGTCATGGGCGTTCTGAACGTCACCCCCGATTCCTTCTCGGACGGGGGTGATTTTTTTGACCCCCGGGCTGCCATAGGGCGGGCGCGGCAGATTGAGGACGAGGGCGCCGACGCCATCGACATAGGCGGGCTTTCCACGCGGCCGGGCTCGGAGCCCGTCGACGAGGCCGAGGAGCTCCGCCGCGTCCTGCCCGTCATCGAGGCCCTGGCGGGCACGGTGTCCGTCCCCCTTTCCATAGACACATACAGGGCTTCCGTGGCCCGCCGGGCCTTGGAAGCAGGGGCCGCCATGGTCAATGACATAAGCGGCCTGAGGTTCGACCCGGAGATGCCCGCCGAGGCGGCCCGGGCGGGGGTGCCCGTCGTGGTCATGCACATCAGGGGCACTCCCCGGAACATGCAGGCGGCCCCCCGGTACGAGGCCCTCGTGCCGGAGGTCATGGACTATTTGCGGGGCAGCATCCGGCTGGCCGATGAGGCGGGCATTGCGCAGGTCATCATAGACCCGGGCATAGGGTTCGGAAAGACATTCGACCATAACCTGGAGATAATTAACAGGCTGGGAGAGTTCACGCTCCTGGGGCGCCCGGTCCTTGTCGGACCGTCCCGGAAGGCCTTCCTGGGCTGGATACTCGGCGGCGCTCCCCCAAAGGAGCGCCTGATGGGCACGGCCGCCGCCGTGACGGCGGCGGTGCTGGCCGGCGCCCACATGGTGCGGGTTCACGACGTGCGGGAGATGGTGCAGGTCGCCCGCGTGGCCGATGCCATAAAGAGAGAGCGCATGACGCTCCCCGGGGCCTGA